Proteins found in one Nitrososphaera sp. genomic segment:
- a CDS encoding NAD-dependent succinate-semialdehyde dehydrogenase: MSAKIQTINPATGKVIQNYENAQPDAVSRMVKDGREAFAKWKKLDILERAEYMRKLGRVMRKNREDYGRTVTEEMGKPIKQSMAEIEKCAWVCDYYAEHAEVFLRDEIIPTEFRKSFVSFEPLGVIASIMPWNFPFWQVMRFAVPALTAGNVGILKHSSVCLGSALKIASAFADAGFPDNVFQAVIGDYRAGEALVQADIDGVSVTGSVGTGQRVAELASKDLKKYVLELGGSDPFIVLEDADLSQTAYMATQSRLLNTGQSCISAKRFIVLESVADKFAKLFVEDTEAEVVGDPLDPKTTVGPLVRDSQRKALSAQVEDARHKGGTILTGGRQLDGDGFFYQPTIISNVNHDMEVVKEEVFGPAAPVIVVKSEEEAVMEANNSEFGLGASIWTTNIERGVEIARQIQSGLVSINEMVKSDPRLPFGGVKKSGIGRELSEYGIKEFVNIKSIVVKDITSKLLVE, translated from the coding sequence ATGTCAGCTAAAATTCAGACAATCAACCCGGCAACCGGCAAAGTCATCCAGAACTATGAAAACGCACAACCAGACGCCGTCAGCAGGATGGTAAAAGACGGGCGCGAGGCGTTTGCGAAGTGGAAAAAGCTCGACATTCTGGAAAGAGCCGAGTACATGCGAAAACTCGGCAGGGTAATGCGCAAGAACAGAGAAGATTACGGCAGGACCGTCACAGAAGAGATGGGCAAGCCGATCAAGCAGTCAATGGCTGAGATAGAAAAATGCGCCTGGGTTTGCGACTATTATGCCGAACATGCCGAGGTGTTTCTCCGAGACGAGATTATTCCTACCGAGTTTCGCAAGTCGTTTGTGTCATTTGAACCGCTCGGTGTAATCGCAAGCATCATGCCATGGAACTTTCCATTCTGGCAGGTAATGCGCTTTGCCGTCCCAGCCCTGACCGCAGGAAACGTGGGAATCCTAAAGCATTCAAGCGTGTGCCTCGGATCAGCTCTAAAGATCGCCAGTGCTTTTGCAGACGCCGGGTTTCCTGACAATGTCTTTCAGGCAGTTATCGGGGACTACAGGGCAGGCGAAGCGCTTGTGCAAGCAGACATTGACGGCGTTTCAGTGACCGGTAGCGTGGGCACCGGCCAGCGGGTTGCCGAGCTCGCGTCAAAAGATCTAAAGAAGTATGTGCTCGAGCTTGGGGGAAGTGACCCCTTCATAGTGCTAGAGGACGCTGATCTTAGCCAAACAGCATACATGGCAACGCAATCACGCCTGCTAAACACCGGCCAGAGCTGCATCTCTGCCAAGAGGTTTATCGTGCTCGAGTCAGTTGCCGACAAGTTTGCGAAGCTCTTTGTAGAAGACACAGAGGCGGAGGTGGTAGGCGACCCGCTTGACCCCAAGACCACCGTTGGCCCGCTTGTCAGGGACAGCCAGAGAAAAGCCCTCTCAGCTCAGGTTGAGGACGCTCGCCACAAGGGAGGAACAATACTAACAGGCGGCCGCCAGCTTGACGGTGACGGGTTCTTTTACCAGCCAACCATCATCTCAAACGTCAACCACGACATGGAAGTGGTGAAGGAAGAGGTGTTCGGTCCGGCTGCGCCGGTAATAGTTGTCAAGAGCGAGGAAGAAGCGGTGATGGAGGCGAATAATTCTGAGTTCGGGCTAGGGGCCAGCATCTGGACCACGAACATCGAACGTGGGGTCGAAATAGCCCGGCAAATTCAGAGCGGCCTCGTTTCGATAAACGAGATGGTCAAGTCCGACCCGCGTTTGCCGTTTGGAGGCGTCAAGAAATCCGGAATCGGCAGGGAGCTTTCAGAATATGGAATCAAAGAATTTGTAAACATAAAGTCCATTGTAGTCAAGGATATTACAAGCAAGCTGCTAGTCGAATAG